A region of Reichenbachiella carrageenanivorans DNA encodes the following proteins:
- a CDS encoding TrmH family RNA methyltransferase, whose protein sequence is MISNRESKFIKSLQLKKFRQLENQFVVEGAKNVLELLQSNLEIVNVYATKDFQDKHSVELSQVSSLVVEAKAAELSKVGTFTNNNSVLAIAKIPVAIEIDSSQSILAFDRIKDPGNLGTVIRIADWYGFKQIVCSPESVDCYNPKVISATMGSFARVRVHYTSLAGLLPTAQHVYGTTLQGDNIHQLKFQEPAIVVFGNESEGLHEELKQYLTQEVFIPGYGEAESLNVAVSTAVFCDNFRRLLKR, encoded by the coding sequence ATGATTTCAAATCGAGAGTCAAAATTCATTAAATCCCTACAATTAAAAAAATTCAGACAGCTGGAAAATCAGTTTGTAGTAGAGGGTGCCAAAAATGTGCTTGAACTGCTCCAGTCTAATCTAGAGATTGTAAATGTATACGCTACCAAGGACTTTCAAGACAAACATAGCGTAGAACTCAGTCAGGTTTCTTCTTTAGTAGTGGAAGCCAAGGCAGCTGAGCTCAGCAAAGTGGGTACGTTCACCAATAATAATTCGGTGTTGGCGATAGCCAAAATACCTGTAGCTATTGAGATAGACTCATCTCAGTCTATTTTGGCATTTGATCGTATCAAAGATCCAGGTAATTTAGGGACTGTCATCCGAATCGCAGATTGGTATGGGTTTAAGCAAATCGTGTGTTCACCAGAGTCGGTCGATTGCTACAATCCCAAAGTAATTTCCGCTACTATGGGATCGTTTGCGCGGGTGCGTGTACACTACACGTCACTAGCGGGCTTGCTACCTACTGCCCAGCATGTGTATGGGACTACCCTTCAGGGCGACAACATCCATCAGCTCAAGTTTCAGGAGCCAGCCATCGTAGTCTTTGGCAATGAATCCGAAGGCTTGCATGAAGAGTTGAAACAATACCTTACCCAAGAAGTCTTTATCCCCGGCTATGGTGAAGCAGAGTCCTTGAATGTGGCAGTGTCCACAGCTGTGTTTTGTGATAATTTTAGGCGATTATTGAAGAGGTAG
- a CDS encoding LysR family transcriptional regulator: MSNQIEFRHLRYFMIVAQELHFRKASERLFITQPGLSRQIKQLEDELGVQLFIRNKRTVELTDAGKYLYDESSNLLNQLESIKRSIKLIDKGEEGELNIGFVGSAMQAVIPRLLLKLKEQFPKIHTSLEEMSNEDQIFAIEHNKLDIGFIRAKQAPDGIASRQIFKDNFSIVLPKAHPIDTQNFKDLSQFAQENFILFSSDYSRTYYNKVMSIFDDHGFAPKISHKSVHANTIFRLVENGLGVAIVPTSLQHGFDLDIKFIELKNVKQITYLSLIWKESTSNELIKKFVSLLG, translated from the coding sequence ATGAGTAATCAAATAGAGTTCCGGCACTTGCGCTATTTCATGATTGTAGCACAGGAATTACATTTCCGAAAAGCCTCTGAAAGGTTGTTTATCACGCAGCCTGGCCTCAGCAGGCAGATCAAACAACTCGAAGACGAACTGGGCGTACAGCTCTTTATCCGAAATAAACGAACTGTAGAGCTGACCGATGCTGGCAAATACCTCTATGATGAAAGTTCCAACCTTTTGAATCAACTAGAGTCTATCAAACGATCAATCAAGCTGATAGACAAAGGGGAAGAAGGCGAATTAAATATCGGCTTTGTAGGATCGGCCATGCAGGCCGTGATTCCGCGCTTGCTACTGAAACTGAAAGAGCAATTTCCTAAAATCCACACCTCTCTGGAAGAGATGTCGAATGAAGATCAAATTTTTGCTATCGAGCACAACAAGCTCGACATCGGATTTATTCGTGCTAAGCAAGCGCCTGATGGCATTGCTTCTAGGCAGATATTCAAAGATAATTTCTCAATTGTGCTACCCAAAGCACATCCAATCGACACGCAAAATTTCAAAGACTTGAGTCAATTTGCACAAGAGAATTTCATCCTGTTTTCTAGCGACTACAGCCGTACGTATTACAACAAGGTGATGAGTATTTTCGACGATCATGGCTTTGCGCCAAAGATATCCCACAAGTCGGTACACGCCAACACCATCTTTCGACTGGTTGAGAATGGGCTCGGAGTAGCCATCGTTCCCACCTCCCTACAGCATGGTTTTGACCTCGACATCAAATTCATTGAATTGAAAAATGTAAAGCAAATCACTTATCTCTCCCTGATTTGGAAAGAAAGCACTTCCAATGAGTTGATCAAAAAATTTGTATCATTGCTCGGTTAG
- the hutH gene encoding histidine ammonia-lyase — protein MPIFNYGIDHLTPGVAIDIAEGRMIGVLNEEAIQKILASRQNVLDITEQEKIVYGVNTGFGSLCTTIISKADTGRLQENILRSHSVGVGAETPLDVAKLMMILKVHALSKGYSGVALETLERIIWHIENDFISYVPQQGSVGASGDLAPLAHLFLPLIGEGKVWKNKKWISTQELFQQENKAPLALGPKEGLALINGTQFIAAYALKGFVRMANCLDTADIIGAMSLETLKGSMKPFDKELHQIRPYQGSIYVADRLEKLVEGSEIINSHQNCSRVQDPYSLRCMPQVHGASRNAWLHLKEMLTIELNSVTDNPIICSVDKTISGGNFHGQPMAMPIDYASLASAEIGNISDRRVYLMLEGDVEGLPALLMNNTGLNSGFMIPQYTSAALVSENKGLCFPSSADSVPTSLGQEDHVSMGSIGGRKLNTILDNLENILGIELFCSAQGFDYRKPLKSSAILEEVHAHIREHISFATEDRIFGDDMARATELIRNKEIVAVANGAADRHHINLYNHEVFGIY, from the coding sequence ATGCCGATTTTCAATTATGGAATTGATCATTTGACCCCAGGAGTAGCGATCGATATTGCCGAAGGCCGCATGATAGGAGTACTGAATGAGGAGGCCATCCAAAAGATTTTGGCCAGTCGCCAAAATGTACTTGATATCACCGAACAGGAAAAGATCGTGTACGGAGTCAATACAGGCTTTGGCTCGTTGTGTACCACTATCATTTCCAAGGCCGATACAGGCCGATTACAGGAAAACATCCTACGTAGCCATAGTGTGGGGGTAGGTGCAGAAACGCCGCTAGATGTGGCTAAACTTATGATGATTCTGAAAGTGCATGCTCTCTCCAAGGGCTACTCTGGTGTGGCACTCGAAACTTTGGAACGTATCATCTGGCATATTGAAAACGACTTCATTTCTTATGTGCCGCAGCAGGGTTCTGTGGGAGCATCTGGAGATTTGGCGCCATTGGCTCATTTGTTTTTGCCTCTGATAGGCGAAGGCAAAGTATGGAAAAATAAAAAGTGGATCAGCACACAAGAGCTCTTTCAGCAAGAAAACAAAGCTCCTCTGGCGCTAGGCCCGAAAGAAGGTTTGGCGCTGATCAATGGCACACAGTTTATAGCGGCTTATGCACTCAAGGGGTTTGTAAGGATGGCCAACTGTCTGGATACGGCAGACATCATAGGAGCCATGAGTTTGGAGACACTCAAAGGGTCGATGAAACCTTTTGATAAGGAACTTCATCAGATCAGACCCTATCAAGGGTCTATCTATGTGGCTGATCGCTTGGAGAAACTGGTGGAAGGTTCTGAGATTATCAATTCTCATCAAAACTGTAGCAGGGTGCAAGATCCATACTCGTTGCGTTGTATGCCACAGGTGCACGGTGCCTCTCGCAATGCTTGGCTACACCTCAAAGAAATGCTGACCATCGAGCTAAACTCTGTGACGGACAACCCCATCATTTGTAGTGTAGACAAGACCATCAGTGGAGGCAATTTTCACGGGCAGCCTATGGCGATGCCGATTGATTATGCTTCGCTGGCTTCCGCCGAAATCGGCAATATTTCAGATCGAAGAGTGTACCTTATGCTAGAAGGAGATGTGGAGGGGTTGCCTGCTTTGCTGATGAACAACACTGGATTGAATTCAGGGTTCATGATTCCTCAATACACCTCAGCGGCCTTGGTTAGTGAAAATAAAGGCCTTTGTTTCCCTTCGAGTGCTGATAGTGTACCTACTTCTCTAGGGCAAGAAGATCATGTCAGTATGGGGTCTATCGGTGGCCGAAAGCTCAATACTATTTTGGACAACCTAGAGAATATCTTGGGAATAGAATTGTTCTGTTCTGCACAAGGGTTTGACTATAGAAAACCCTTAAAATCAAGTGCGATTTTGGAAGAAGTACATGCACACATCAGGGAGCATATCAGCTTTGCTACTGAAGATAGGATCTTTGGCGACGATATGGCTAGAGCCACTGAGCTGATTAGAAATAAAGAAATAGTAGCTGTAGCGAATGGTGCAGCGGATCGACATCACATCAACTTGTACAATCATGAAGTATTCGGAATTTATTAA
- the hutU gene encoding urocanate hydratase, producing the protein MKYSEFINQYAAHPYYKAPTGAQLHAKSWQTEAALRMLLNNLDAEVAEDPAELVVYGGTGQAARNVESLHKIIELLLKLEIDESLLVQSGKPVGIVRTHAEAPRVLIANSNLVPAWANWEHFQSLKERGLMMYGQMTAGSWIYIGSQGILQGTYETFVACGEKHFGGSLKGKLVVTAGLGGMGGAQPLAATMAGATFLGADIDPARIQKRLGTKYIDRMTHDYEEARDWVMEAKAKGENLSVGLVADAGDMLERLIADGIVPEVLTDQTSAHDPVFGYVPNGLTLKEAAVLRKTDQEKYKTLSLKSMARHVGLMLDLQKKGSKTFDYGNNIRAFAKQGGEPNAFDFNGFVPEYVRPLFCEGKGPFRWAALSGDPEDIYETDQALMEAFPENKHMINWLQQAQQKVAFQGLPCRICWLGMGEREKAGLIFNDLVKTGKVKAPIVIGRDHLDCGSVASPNRETEGMKDGTDAVSDWPLLNLMSNATGGATWISFHHGGGVGMGYSQHAGMVVLADGTDRAEQCLRRVLHNDPAMGIFRHHDAGYEQASKFADDFDLNVWK; encoded by the coding sequence ATGAAGTATTCGGAATTTATTAATCAATACGCAGCGCACCCTTACTACAAAGCACCTACGGGCGCTCAGCTGCATGCCAAATCTTGGCAGACAGAAGCCGCTCTTCGTATGCTGCTCAATAATCTGGATGCTGAAGTGGCCGAAGATCCTGCTGAGCTGGTGGTCTATGGTGGTACAGGTCAGGCGGCCCGAAACGTAGAGTCGCTGCACAAAATCATTGAGCTACTACTCAAACTAGAAATAGACGAAAGCCTACTGGTGCAATCAGGCAAACCTGTGGGTATTGTACGTACGCATGCCGAAGCACCTAGGGTCTTGATCGCCAATTCCAATTTGGTGCCTGCTTGGGCTAACTGGGAGCATTTTCAGTCACTTAAAGAACGAGGCCTAATGATGTATGGTCAGATGACGGCTGGCAGTTGGATATATATCGGTTCTCAGGGGATTCTACAAGGTACGTACGAGACTTTTGTGGCCTGCGGAGAAAAACATTTTGGCGGAAGCCTAAAAGGGAAACTGGTGGTGACAGCAGGCCTGGGAGGTATGGGGGGTGCACAGCCATTAGCAGCGACCATGGCAGGGGCTACCTTTCTAGGGGCGGATATAGACCCTGCTCGCATTCAGAAAAGATTAGGTACGAAATACATCGATAGGATGACCCACGATTACGAAGAAGCACGTGATTGGGTGATGGAAGCTAAGGCCAAAGGTGAAAACCTGTCTGTAGGGCTAGTCGCTGATGCAGGAGATATGCTGGAACGATTGATAGCAGATGGTATTGTGCCTGAGGTGCTGACAGATCAGACGTCGGCTCATGATCCTGTATTTGGCTATGTACCCAACGGGCTGACACTAAAGGAGGCTGCCGTGCTGAGAAAAACGGATCAGGAAAAATATAAGACGCTTTCGCTAAAAAGTATGGCGAGACATGTGGGCTTGATGCTCGATTTGCAGAAAAAGGGTAGTAAGACGTTCGACTATGGTAATAATATTCGAGCGTTTGCCAAGCAAGGAGGAGAACCCAATGCTTTCGATTTTAATGGGTTTGTTCCAGAGTATGTGCGTCCATTATTTTGCGAAGGCAAGGGGCCGTTTAGATGGGCGGCCTTGTCGGGAGATCCTGAAGATATCTATGAGACGGATCAGGCCTTGATGGAGGCATTTCCAGAAAACAAACACATGATCAACTGGTTGCAACAGGCACAGCAAAAAGTGGCTTTTCAAGGCTTGCCTTGTAGGATTTGCTGGTTGGGTATGGGTGAACGAGAAAAAGCGGGGCTGATATTCAATGATTTGGTGAAAACAGGGAAGGTGAAAGCGCCTATTGTGATTGGTCGAGATCATTTGGATTGTGGCTCAGTAGCTTCACCAAATCGAGAAACGGAAGGCATGAAGGATGGTACGGATGCTGTTTCTGATTGGCCTTTACTCAATTTGATGTCGAATGCTACGGGTGGAGCTACCTGGATATCCTTTCACCATGGTGGAGGAGTAGGGATGGGGTATTCGCAGCATGCAGGGATGGTGGTGTTGGCAGATGGGACCGATCGGGCAGAGCAATGCTTGCGTCGTGTGCTGCACAATGATCCAGCCATGGGCATTTTTCGCCATCATGATGCTGGGTATGAACAAGCCTCAAAGTTTGCCGACGACTTCGATTTGAATGTTTGGAAGTAA
- a CDS encoding nuclear transport factor 2 family protein — translation MQIKAHVALIEKFYTAFSQKDAKTMAACYHQDLAFEDPAFGVLNHRQACAMWVMLLSGSSDIEISFKNVWSENEFGGVDWEAKYLFSKTGRKVHNVIDAKFEFKDGLIVGHRDHFDFYKWSRMALGMSGVLLGWTGFLHRKVQAQCAQLLSKHMAEHC, via the coding sequence ATGCAGATCAAAGCCCATGTAGCTCTAATCGAGAAGTTTTATACCGCATTTAGTCAAAAGGATGCTAAGACGATGGCGGCATGTTATCATCAAGACTTGGCATTTGAAGATCCCGCTTTTGGCGTATTGAATCACAGACAAGCTTGTGCAATGTGGGTGATGTTGCTCAGTGGCAGTAGTGATATTGAGATCTCTTTCAAAAATGTTTGGTCAGAAAATGAATTTGGAGGGGTGGACTGGGAGGCCAAGTATCTGTTTTCTAAAACAGGCAGAAAAGTACACAACGTGATAGATGCCAAATTTGAATTTAAAGATGGTTTGATTGTCGGCCATAGAGATCACTTCGATTTTTATAAGTGGAGCCGTATGGCGCTAGGTATGTCAGGGGTGTTGCTAGGTTGGACTGGTTTTTTGCACCGAAAAGTTCAAGCGCAGTGTGCACAGTTGCTATCTAAGCATATGGCGGAGCATTGCTAG
- a CDS encoding AI-2E family transporter, producing the protein MEQSKELKLANVAYWMIVVAGTIGTLMYFQNFLKVFSIAILIWYVVKKLRDLVSKIKIGKYQLPKWLVTSISTATVFLLIYSIGKIISTNIQHLTNNIPMYSDNISRALLNVGDLIGIDNLDETYMALISEYKSSIMGYAGSFAGIIGQFIIILIYVVFLLLEETLFQKKIQKVLKTTVAGSNIYGTVEAVTNLFDDYISVKIFTSFLTGLISYFALLIIGIELPALWAFLIFLFNFIPSVGSVVATVFPALFGLIQYGETSVALTVLIAVGSIQVLVGNVLDPRLMGSRLNISPLVVLLSLTLWGFMWGVVGMILSVPITATLIIIFGQFENTRPLAILLSKNGEIHFGKEEKKD; encoded by the coding sequence ATGGAACAAAGCAAAGAACTCAAACTAGCCAATGTTGCCTATTGGATGATCGTAGTCGCAGGTACAATAGGCACCCTGATGTACTTCCAAAATTTTTTGAAAGTATTTTCTATTGCCATACTGATCTGGTACGTTGTAAAAAAATTGAGAGATCTGGTAAGCAAAATCAAGATTGGCAAGTACCAACTGCCCAAATGGTTAGTCACCTCCATAAGTACCGCCACCGTTTTTTTATTGATTTACTCCATTGGAAAAATCATAAGCACCAACATTCAACACCTGACCAACAACATCCCTATGTATAGTGACAACATCAGTCGTGCTTTGCTCAATGTGGGAGACCTTATCGGAATAGACAATTTGGACGAAACCTATATGGCACTCATCTCAGAATACAAATCCAGTATCATGGGCTATGCAGGATCTTTTGCAGGCATTATCGGTCAGTTTATTATCATTTTAATTTATGTGGTTTTTCTCCTTCTAGAAGAGACCCTTTTCCAAAAAAAAATACAAAAAGTACTGAAAACCACTGTAGCGGGCAGCAACATATACGGAACAGTAGAAGCTGTAACCAACCTCTTCGACGACTATATTTCCGTAAAGATCTTTACCAGTTTTCTCACTGGATTGATCAGTTATTTCGCCCTACTCATCATTGGCATTGAACTCCCTGCCTTGTGGGCATTCCTTATTTTCTTGTTCAACTTCATCCCTTCTGTAGGATCTGTGGTAGCCACTGTATTTCCAGCCTTGTTTGGGTTGATTCAATATGGAGAAACCAGTGTAGCCCTAACAGTACTGATAGCTGTAGGCAGCATACAAGTACTCGTAGGCAATGTCCTAGACCCACGTCTCATGGGCAGTCGGCTCAACATCAGCCCGCTCGTAGTACTACTTAGCCTTACGCTTTGGGGTTTTATGTGGGGAGTCGTCGGCATGATCCTATCCGTACCAATCACAGCGACATTGATCATTATTTTTGGACAATTCGAAAACACACGTCCACTAGCCATTCTGCTGTCTAAGAATGGGGAAATTCATTTTGGGAAAGAGGAAAAAAAGGACTAG
- a CDS encoding DUF58 domain-containing protein → MKLDIDINKLKEYANVELLAKQLVEGFITGLHKSPYHGFSVEFAEHRLYNYGESTRHIDWKVYAKTDRLYTKRYEEETNLRCYMVLDASSSMYYPKPEYGKIKFSILAGAAISFLLQKQRDAVGLFTFGEKIDFQSDAKSTSTHLHNLLKHYQRLFDQPAIQQKTNVAQVLHEVAEKIPKRSLVVIFSDMLQNETNQEEIFSALNHLKHNKHEVLLFHVNDKATELNFEFEDRPYRFEDLETGQVVKLTPTEIKKVYKQQMDEAFKNIFLKCSQLKIDFVDADIKGGFDKILSTYLTKRAKMR, encoded by the coding sequence GTGAAGCTAGATATCGACATCAATAAACTAAAAGAGTATGCCAATGTAGAGCTTTTGGCAAAGCAACTGGTGGAAGGCTTCATTACTGGATTGCACAAATCTCCTTACCATGGGTTTTCGGTAGAATTTGCAGAACACAGACTCTACAACTATGGTGAAAGTACACGCCACATCGACTGGAAAGTATATGCCAAGACCGACCGACTATACACTAAAAGATACGAAGAAGAGACTAACCTTAGGTGCTATATGGTACTGGATGCCTCATCTTCTATGTACTACCCCAAGCCCGAATATGGCAAAATCAAATTTTCGATACTGGCAGGTGCTGCGATTTCCTTTTTGCTACAGAAGCAACGAGATGCTGTTGGCCTTTTTACTTTCGGTGAAAAAATAGACTTCCAATCCGACGCCAAATCTACCTCCACACACTTGCACAACTTGCTTAAACACTATCAACGACTATTTGACCAGCCAGCTATACAACAAAAAACCAATGTGGCGCAAGTACTCCATGAAGTAGCAGAAAAAATACCCAAACGCTCCCTCGTAGTCATATTTTCCGATATGCTACAAAACGAAACCAACCAAGAAGAAATCTTCTCTGCGTTGAATCACCTGAAGCACAACAAACACGAAGTGTTACTTTTTCATGTCAATGACAAAGCAACCGAACTCAATTTTGAATTTGAAGATCGCCCTTATCGATTTGAAGATTTAGAAACAGGTCAGGTGGTAAAACTGACCCCTACAGAAATCAAAAAAGTGTATAAGCAACAGATGGACGAAGCTTTCAAAAATATCTTCCTGAAATGCTCCCAACTTAAAATTGACTTTGTGGATGCAGACATCAAAGGCGGATTTGACAAAATACTCAGTACCTATCTCACCAAAAGAGCCAAAATGCGATAG
- a CDS encoding PUR family DNA/RNA-binding protein: MEDHKDNDRAEIYSERVRAGKRTYFFDVKSTRSNDYYLTITESKRRYKDDGYFYEKHKIFLYKEDFNKFVQALNDTVNHVKTELMPEVDFEQFDREKEENEEGVVTVNSSDDSELKWD, from the coding sequence GTGGAAGATCATAAGGATAACGACAGAGCAGAAATATATTCTGAGAGAGTAAGAGCCGGGAAAAGAACCTACTTTTTTGATGTAAAGTCCACACGTTCAAACGACTATTATTTGACGATTACCGAAAGCAAAAGGCGCTATAAGGATGATGGATATTTCTATGAGAAACACAAAATATTCTTGTACAAAGAAGACTTCAATAAATTTGTACAGGCACTCAACGATACAGTCAATCATGTAAAAACAGAGCTAATGCCTGAGGTTGATTTCGAACAATTTGACAGAGAAAAAGAAGAAAATGAGGAGGGTGTTGTCACAGTCAACTCCAGCGATGACAGTGAATTGAAATGGGATTGA
- a CDS encoding AI-2E family transporter, whose translation MIRRTLVFIVVFVALFVFCAWLFSDIFIYLCISIVLATILRPLTNLISRTYIFRVRLPRVLAILMSYCVVVGVVFSFVLLFIPLIVEQVNVLSRVSFDEVYSNLSQPLVSIENFLIDYQLVSEDEHSLTETIRSSVFEFVSHLNFRNIINNLLTFTGGFFVSVLAIAFITFFLLLENGLLSRRLIAIVPNQYFELFISAIHKIEHLLSNYLIGLTLQMMAIFSIAGLGLSILGVKYALTVAVFAAVANLIPYMGPLLGASFGIVVGLSTSGHFALDQTTVILILKIASVFAVVQAADNVLLQPLIFSKSVKAHPLEIFVVIFAAASLAGIPGMIAAIPVYTIIRVSVMEIRDGFKSYRIFQVSKNII comes from the coding sequence ATGATCAGAAGAACACTTGTTTTTATCGTAGTATTTGTCGCGTTGTTTGTATTCTGCGCCTGGCTATTCAGCGACATTTTCATATACCTGTGTATCTCTATCGTACTGGCTACTATCTTAAGACCGCTGACCAATTTGATTAGTAGGACATATATTTTTCGGGTGAGATTGCCGCGAGTGTTGGCTATCTTGATGTCGTATTGTGTAGTTGTGGGCGTGGTCTTTTCATTTGTCTTATTATTTATTCCACTTATTGTAGAACAGGTTAACGTGCTTTCTAGAGTGAGCTTTGATGAAGTGTATTCCAATCTCTCCCAACCCTTAGTCTCCATCGAAAACTTCCTGATAGACTATCAGCTGGTGAGTGAAGACGAACACAGTTTGACTGAGACCATACGTTCGAGTGTCTTTGAATTTGTGAGTCACCTCAACTTTAGAAATATCATCAATAACTTATTGACTTTTACGGGTGGTTTCTTTGTCAGTGTTTTAGCGATTGCTTTCATTACCTTTTTTCTCTTGTTGGAAAATGGACTTTTGAGTCGTCGACTGATCGCCATTGTGCCCAATCAATATTTTGAGTTGTTTATTTCCGCCATTCATAAGATAGAGCATTTGTTGTCCAACTATCTAATCGGGCTCACCTTACAGATGATGGCGATCTTTTCCATCGCAGGACTAGGACTCTCTATTTTGGGAGTAAAGTATGCGTTGACGGTAGCTGTTTTTGCGGCTGTAGCTAATTTGATACCCTATATGGGGCCATTGCTAGGGGCTAGTTTTGGTATAGTTGTAGGACTTTCTACTAGCGGACATTTTGCACTTGATCAAACCACCGTGATTCTTATTTTAAAAATAGCATCTGTATTTGCTGTTGTGCAAGCCGCAGACAATGTACTGCTACAGCCGCTTATCTTTTCAAAAAGCGTAAAGGCACATCCATTAGAGATTTTTGTTGTTATCTTTGCGGCCGCAAGTTTAGCGGGTATTCCGGGTATGATTGCCGCCATTCCTGTATACACGATTATACGTGTTTCGGTAATGGAAATTCGTGACGGATTCAAGAGCTACAGAATTTTTCAAGTTTCAAAAAATATTATATAA
- the ychF gene encoding redox-regulated ATPase YchF, whose product MGLQCGIVGLPNVGKSTLFNALSNAKAEAANFPFCTIEPNVGVISVPDERLGVLEKLVNPQKVLPTVMEFVDIAGLVKGASKGEGLGNKFLANIREVDAIVHVTRCFNDDNIVHVDGVVNPVADKEVIDTELQLKDLESIDKKILKIAKQAKSGDAKSKALLTILEEYKALLESGKNARSLELTPDRKEAISDLQLLTVKPVIYVANVEENSILTGNAHVEALKASVADEDAQVVMVSAAIESQIAEFDDAEEKEMFLGEYGLKESGLDKLIRAAYELLDLITYFTAGVTEVRAWTIKKGWKAPQAAGVIHTDFERGFIKAEVIKIPDYVQYGSEAGCKEAGKLAIEGKEYVVKDGDVMHFRFNV is encoded by the coding sequence ATGGGATTGCAATGCGGGATTGTGGGTTTGCCTAACGTAGGTAAATCAACCCTTTTTAATGCATTATCAAATGCAAAGGCAGAGGCTGCCAATTTTCCTTTCTGTACCATAGAACCCAATGTAGGGGTGATCTCCGTGCCAGACGAGCGACTCGGGGTTCTAGAGAAGTTGGTCAATCCTCAGAAAGTATTGCCCACCGTCATGGAGTTTGTCGACATTGCAGGGCTCGTCAAAGGAGCCAGTAAGGGAGAAGGACTTGGGAATAAATTCTTGGCTAATATCAGAGAAGTGGATGCCATCGTTCACGTGACTCGCTGCTTCAACGACGACAATATTGTGCACGTGGATGGAGTAGTCAATCCAGTCGCAGATAAAGAAGTAATCGATACCGAACTTCAATTGAAAGACTTAGAGTCGATCGATAAGAAAATATTAAAGATAGCCAAGCAAGCTAAATCAGGCGATGCAAAGTCTAAGGCGCTGCTCACTATTTTAGAAGAATATAAAGCCTTGTTGGAATCGGGTAAAAACGCTAGGTCTCTAGAATTAACCCCTGATAGAAAGGAAGCGATTAGTGATTTGCAACTACTTACAGTAAAGCCTGTGATCTATGTAGCCAATGTGGAAGAAAATTCAATCCTGACAGGTAATGCGCATGTAGAAGCATTGAAGGCCTCAGTGGCAGACGAAGACGCACAAGTGGTCATGGTTAGTGCAGCTATCGAATCTCAAATTGCCGAGTTTGATGATGCAGAAGAAAAAGAAATGTTCTTAGGGGAGTATGGATTGAAGGAATCTGGTTTGGATAAACTTATTCGTGCAGCCTATGAATTATTAGACCTAATTACCTATTTCACTGCAGGAGTGACTGAAGTGAGAGCTTGGACAATCAAAAAAGGTTGGAAAGCACCACAGGCAGCAGGCGTTATTCATACAGACTTTGAAAGAGGCTTTATCAAAGCGGAGGTCATTAAAATTCCAGATTACGTGCAGTACGGATCTGAAGCCGGGTGTAAAGAGGCTGGTAAGCTAGCCATCGAGGGCAAGGAGTATGTAGTGAAGGATGGAGACGTGATGCATTTTAGATTTAATGTCTAA